A portion of the Chelmon rostratus isolate fCheRos1 chromosome 15, fCheRos1.pri, whole genome shotgun sequence genome contains these proteins:
- the rmnd1 gene encoding required for meiotic nuclear division protein 1 homolog codes for MLLRTLWSRLGAQRPADRKPVFICASASLSQSVQPRKYEPRPRTHSNCSGPWIFSRTCCLNSLHQQQEHVRHVLPPSGGFKSLSSTLLVDPGVLAECRHGQKRLYSANIVKSMLKPSLKPATVPGKRVPKGPRTKQPSRANQPSLSDDKDLMQCIAFATADQYHLPTLCHDLVSQGFHEIDLPRDASNVLVISTDMAAKPEDDAVMFFFREGSVVFWNVEEKTMKRVLRILEHHELQPYEVALVHWENEEINYTLGEENTKLERGNFILSDKMAQHEAVLEKFAFSNALCLSVKLAIWEVSLDNFVESIQSIPETLKSGKRVKLSSAEVMKKIGELFTLRHCINLRSDLLLTPDFYWDRENLEKLYDKTCQFLSINRRVNVVNEKLEHCTQLTDLMRSHLSEKHSLRLEWMIVILITIEVLFELAKMIF; via the exons ATGCTTCTCCGGACGTTGTGGTCCAGACTGGGAGCCCAGCGGCCTGCAGACAGGAAACCAGTCTTCATCTGTGCCTCTGCCAGTCTCTCCCAGTCTGTACAACCACGCAAGTATGAACCCAGACCCCGGACTCACTCAAACTGCTCTGGCCCATGGATCTTTTCAAGGACCTGTTGTTTAAACAGCCTtcaccagcagcaggagcatGTGAGACATGTTCTGCCTCCTTCGGGTGGATTTAAAAGtctcagcagcactttgttaGTGGACCCTGGGGTACTGGCTGAATGTAGACATGGACAGAAGCGTCTTTACTCAGCCAACATTGTCAAGTCGATGTTAAAACCAAGTTTAAAACCAGCAACGGTGCCTGGAAAAAGGGTTCCCAAAGGACCGAGAACAAAACAACCTTCTAGAGCCAATCAGCCTTCCCTGAGTGACGACAAG gatctGATGCAATGTATCGCCTTTGCAACAGCAGATCAGTATCATTTACCAACACTTTGCCACGACTTGGTTAGCCAGGGCTTCCATGAGATAGATTTACCGAGAG acgCCTCAAACGTGCTGGTGATAAGCACTGACATGGCTGCGAAACCAGAAGACGATGCCGTGATGTTCTTCTTCAG GGAAGGCTCGGTGGTTTTCTGGAATGTTGAGGAGAAAACG ATGAAAAGAGTGTTGAGGATACTGGAGCATCATGAGCTGCAGCCCTATGAAGTGGCATTAGTCCACTGGGAAAATGAAGAGATTAACTACACTCTCGGAGA GGAAAATACAAAGCTTGAGCGTGGCAACTTTATTCTGAGTGACAAGATGGCTCAGCATGAAGCCGTTCTGGAGAAATTTGCATTTTCGAATGCCCTTTGTCTGTCAG TGAAGCTGGCGATATGGGAGGTGTCATTAGACAACTTTGTAGAGTCAATTCAATCAATTCCAGAG ACACTCAAGTCTGGCAAAAGAGTGAAGTTGTCCTCTGCAGAGGTCATGAAGAAGATAGGCGAGCTTTTCACGCTGAG ACACTGTATAAACCTGAGGTCGGATCTGCTCCTCACACCAGACTTCTACTGGGACAGAGAAAACCTGGAGAAACTCTATGACAAGACCTGCCAGTTCCTCAGCATCAACCGCAGAGTCAAT gTCGTGAACGAGAAGCTGGAACATTGCACTCAGCTGACAGATCTGATGAGAAGCCACCTGAGTGAGAAGCACAGCTTGAGGTTGGAGTGGATGATAGTCATCCTCATTACTATTGAG gTTTTGTTTGAACTTGCAAAAATGATCTTCTAA
- the ccdc170 gene encoding coiled-coil domain-containing protein 170, which produces MEVMENSHEVDPSHERERLKMRIGVLEESVKSCELECKASRETVLRLVAELDRERRKAASSAAALDSLKVELDGLVVGRRSVEMERETLMGRLEASRRVIEAARRESSCLEKQVEELERKLQSSQGETQAAEEKLQMFLKKVAGLLQGKSEHVILPAEKDILLKVDDLCNKTFSEVEARLCHVSEELSEQTELQHRALQRAQLAEKQVQDLRERLQALETELLAADVHRDGLMHSKQHYEEFLERLSEAMKVDSIAVDLGFDMRLKLILSRVEQLVKQEATALVESKSLTYSLQRKLKSQKDQLESKGLHIQLLRKKMSELEEEKRGRSALAVERDDAHLEARRLQKKLERLQGELKATKLSNTELKAQLSHTNELKLKVMEQSQTVQEQKKRLDQLVEGKAKVEKKLNTASSDLQSQEKKTREDQQQLATLRQSLAQLSERERELVDFRMVVSQMLGVDATAPTLPNHEIIKLLETVLHHHHHHHHLHHVNAPWHCHTHPHLIQDLPVSSSLDLSTSRSACPGDACPLHET; this is translated from the exons ATGGAAGTTATGGAAAACTCTCATGAG GTGGACCCGTCTCACGAGAGGGAGAGGCTGAAGATGAGGATTGGTGTCCTGGAGGAGAGTGTGAAGTCCTGTGAGCTGGAGTGTAAAGCCAGCAGAGAGACGGTGCTCAGGCTGGTGGCAGAGCTGGACCgagagaggaggaaggctgCCAGCAGCGCAGCAGCACTTGACTCACTCAAAGTG GAGTTAGACGGCCTGGTGGTGGGAAGGAGGAGTGTTGAGATGGAGAGGGAAACCCTGATGGGGAGGCTCGAGGCCAGCAGGAGAGTGATAGAGGCAGCTCGCCGAGAGTCGAGCTGTTTGGAGAAACAGGTGGAGGAGCTTGAAAGAAAGTTACAGTCAAGTCAAGGAGAGACCCAGGCAGCCGAGGAGAAACTACAGATGTTCCTGAAAAAGGTGGCAGGCCTGCTGCAGGGGAAGTCTGAGCATGTCATCCTGCCCGCAGAGAAAGATATTTTGCTCAAAGTGGATGACCTCTGCAACAAG ACTTTCTCGGAGGTGGAGGCCCGGCTGTGTCACGTCTCTGAGGAGCTGAGCGAGCAGACGGAGCTCCAGCACAGAGCGCTGCAGAGGGCTCAGCTTGCAGAAAAGCAGGTCCAAGACCTGAGGGAGAGGCTGCAGGCTCTGGAGACTGAGCTGCTAGCAGCAGACGTGCACCGCGACGGGCTGATGCACAGCAAACAGCAT taTGAAGAGTTCCTGGAACGGCTGTCGGAGGCCATGAAGGTTGACAGCATTGCTGTGGATCTGGGCTTCGACATGAGGCTAAAACTCATCCTGTCACGTGTAGAGCAGCTTGTTAAACAAGAGGCGACTGCtttggtggagagcaaaagtCTGACCTACAGTCTACAGCGAAAG TTAAAGTCACAGAAAGACCAACTAGAAAGCAAAGGACTCCACATCCAGCtcctgaggaagaagatgtccgagctggaggaggagaagaggggcCGATCGGCGTTGGCCGTGGAACGAGATGACGCTCACCTGGAGGCCAGGAGGCTGCAGAAAAAACTGGAGCGTCTCCAAGGCGAGCTGAAGGCCACCAAGCTGTCCAACACTGAGCTCAAGGCCCAGCTGTCCCACACCAACGAGCTCAAG TTGAAAGTCATGGAACAGAGTCAGACCGtgcaggagcagaagaagaggctgGACCAGCTGGTGGAGGGGAAGGCCAAGGTGGAGAAGAAGCTGAACACAGCGAGCTCCGACCTACAGAGCCAAGAGAAGAAGACCAGAGAGGACCAGCAACAACTCGCCACCCTCAGACAGAGCCTGGCTCAGctgtctgagagggagagagag TTGGTGGATTTCCGGATGGTTGTTTCCCAGATGTTGGGAGTGGATGCCACAGCCCCGACTCTTCCAAATCATGAAATCATCAAACTGCTGGAGACAGTTcttcaccaccatcatcaccatcaccaccttCATCATGTTAATGCGCCCTGGCACTGTCATACTCATCCCCACCTAATCCAGGACCTTCCTGTCAGCTCCTCCTTGGATCTTTCAACCTCCAGGTCTGCTTGTCCAGGCGATGCATGTCCGCTTCATGAAACCTAG